Sequence from the Burkholderia stabilis genome:
TCAACGCGACGGCCGTGTTCCTGAGCGTCGCCGGCCGCGAGGATGCACCGTGCGAAGTGGACATCGCGAAACCGGCCGGCCCGGCGTTCCGCGCATGGCGCGTCGGCACCGCGCTGCCCGAGGCGCGCGGCACGAAGCGCTACGGTTTCGGCGCGTATCGCGCAGCGAACTACGACGAGCTCGCCGACCATCCGGTGACGATCGGCGAATTCGCGCTCGCGACGTTCGACGCGCACGGCGTGCCGCACGACATCGTGATCGCGGGGCGCGTGACGCAGCTCGACATGGAGCGGCTGCGTACCGACCTGAAGCGCGTGTGCGAAGCGCAGATCGCGTTGTTCGAGCCGAAATCGAAGAAGGCGCCGATGGACCGCTACGTGTTCATGACGCTCGCGGTCAGCGACGGCTACGGCGGCCTCGAGCATCGTGCGTCGACCGCGCTGATCTGCAACCGCACCGACCTACCGGTGAAGGGGCGGCCCGAAACGACGGAAGGCTACCGCACGTATCTCGGCCTCTGCAGCCACGAATACTTCCACACGTGGAACGTGAAGCGCATCAAGCCGGCCGCGTTCGTGCCGTACGACCTGGCGCGCGAGAACTACACGTCGCTGCTGTGGCTGTTCGAAGGTTTCACGTCCTATTACGACGACCTGATGCTCGTGCGCAGCGGGCTGATGTCGCAGGACGAATATTTCGCGGCGCTCGGCCGCACGATCGGCGGCGTGCTGCGCGGCACGGGCCGGCTCAAGCAGAGCGTCGCGGAAAGCTCGTTCGACGCGTGGATCAAGTACTACCGCCAGGACGAGAACGCGACCAACGCGATCGTCAGCTACTACACGAAGGGTTCGCTCGTCGCGCTCGCGTTCGATCTCGCGATCCGCGCGCAGACGCGCAACCGGAAGTCGCTCGACGACGTGATGCGCCTGCTGTGGCAACGCTACGGCCGCGATTTCTACCGCGGCAAGCAGGCGGGCGTCGCGGAAAACGAAGTCGAGGCGCTGATCGAGGAAGCGACCGGCGTCGCGCTCGGCCGCCTGTTCGCCGATGCCGTGCACGGCACGCGCGACCTGCCGCTCGGCGAGCTGCTCGAGCCGTTCGGCGTGACGCTCGCACCCGATGTCGCGACCGGCGCAGCCGCGAAGCCGACGATCGGCGCGCGCCTGCGCGGCGGTGCGGATTGCACGTTCGCGGCGGTCTACGAAGGCGGCGCCGCGCATCGCGCGGGGCTGTCGGCCGGGGACACGCTGATCGCGCTCGACGGGCTGCGCGTCACGGGCACGAACCTCGACGCGCTGCTCGCGCGCTACCGGCCGGGCGACAAGGTCGAGCTTCACGC
This genomic interval carries:
- a CDS encoding M61 family metallopeptidase, with protein sequence MTQPIRYSIAPKDLAAHLFEVTVTVADPDPEGQRFSLPVWIPGSYLVREFARNIVTLGAFNDAGRKVRIAKTDKHTWQAAPVTGALTLRYDVYAWDLSVRSAYLDEAGGFFNATAVFLSVAGREDAPCEVDIAKPAGPAFRAWRVGTALPEARGTKRYGFGAYRAANYDELADHPVTIGEFALATFDAHGVPHDIVIAGRVTQLDMERLRTDLKRVCEAQIALFEPKSKKAPMDRYVFMTLAVSDGYGGLEHRASTALICNRTDLPVKGRPETTEGYRTYLGLCSHEYFHTWNVKRIKPAAFVPYDLARENYTSLLWLFEGFTSYYDDLMLVRSGLMSQDEYFAALGRTIGGVLRGTGRLKQSVAESSFDAWIKYYRQDENATNAIVSYYTKGSLVALAFDLAIRAQTRNRKSLDDVMRLLWQRYGRDFYRGKQAGVAENEVEALIEEATGVALGRLFADAVHGTRDLPLGELLEPFGVTLAPDVATGAAAKPTIGARLRGGADCTFAAVYEGGAAHRAGLSAGDTLIALDGLRVTGTNLDALLARYRPGDKVELHAFRRDELRTAKLKLDGPEVTRYRLTAAAKPAVLSKAREAWLKG